In Fibrobacter sp. UWB2, the following are encoded in one genomic region:
- a CDS encoding protein BatD, whose amino-acid sequence MKKNANTKAAKPVKAKKAKAENQEKNADSLLVATKKDSTNVLAIEPDSLNAPGDLDAGAVDGDSVENDAGMPALPTAEQLGITITAGNVGSATSAPLSATVGDTIHFPVTVSWSVNGSAILVVPTSSANAKGILQLGVSQESSRSVKDGKEMAQITFNYKLVMQDTGNLNIPAMRFEIPTPMGQSLDLRSDSVPIRVDAPFNVMPFIAGGAVGVCVLLAALWRMRKRAHLRAATAAKNAFENALREKMVVLKQRVMVADSREWLLELEGICKEYALHQFGASVCGIAANASDAGMPADKMPAASAVNLDALVADGKLDGWKPLLEEFAHARYGGGKRDSFENKETWKLAMTLMGIKEED is encoded by the coding sequence ATGAAAAAGAACGCAAATACTAAGGCCGCGAAGCCTGTCAAGGCGAAAAAAGCCAAGGCTGAAAATCAAGAAAAAAATGCTGATTCGTTGCTTGTTGCAACAAAAAAAGATTCGACGAATGTCCTTGCGATAGAACCGGATAGTTTGAATGCTCCGGGCGATTTGGATGCAGGTGCTGTTGACGGTGATTCCGTGGAAAATGATGCGGGGATGCCTGCGCTCCCGACGGCAGAACAGCTCGGGATTACGATTACAGCTGGAAACGTAGGGAGTGCAACGAGTGCGCCGCTTTCGGCGACTGTAGGCGATACGATCCACTTCCCGGTGACGGTCTCGTGGAGTGTAAACGGGAGTGCGATTCTCGTGGTGCCGACAAGTTCTGCAAATGCGAAGGGCATTTTGCAGCTGGGCGTGTCGCAGGAATCTAGCCGATCGGTAAAAGACGGCAAGGAAATGGCGCAGATTACGTTCAACTACAAGCTCGTTATGCAGGATACGGGCAACTTGAACATCCCCGCGATGCGTTTTGAAATTCCGACGCCGATGGGGCAGTCGCTTGATTTGCGTAGCGATAGCGTGCCTATACGTGTCGATGCGCCGTTTAATGTGATGCCGTTTATTGCAGGTGGTGCCGTTGGCGTTTGTGTGCTGCTTGCGGCGTTGTGGCGCATGCGCAAGCGTGCTCATTTGCGTGCAGCGACTGCCGCGAAGAATGCGTTTGAGAATGCGTTACGCGAGAAGATGGTCGTCTTGAAGCAGCGCGTGATGGTTGCCGATAGCCGCGAATGGCTCTTGGAACTTGAAGGAATCTGCAAGGAATATGCTCTGCACCAATTTGGCGCGAGTGTTTGCGGAATTGCGGCGAATGCTAGTGATGCGGGAATGCCCGCTGATAAAATGCCCGCCGCCTCCGCGGTGAATCTAGATGCTCTTGTGGCCGATGGCAAACTGGACGGCTGGAAACCTCTGCTCGAGGAATTTGCGCACGCCCGCTACGGCGGCGGCAAGCGTGACAGCTTCGAGAACAAGGAAACCTGGAAACTTGCCATGACGCTCATGGGCATCAAGGAAGAAGATTAG
- a CDS encoding MoxR family ATPase — MDIQELSEKVKQQSSFCMNLLREVEDTVIGQKAMVESILTGILADGHVLLEGLPGLAKTTAVKAFADAVSLDFKRIQFTPDLLPADLLGTTIYNAREAKFETRKGPLFTNLVLADEINRAPSKVQSALLEAMQERHITIGDETFKLDEPFLVLATQNPIEQEGTYPLPEAQVDRFLLKVKVSYPNKADEMKILDAVSGAGLRQPKAVATKEDILKARELVKQVYVDERVREYIVNLVLATRDPGSIKRSDLVGFVEVGASPRASIGLAQASKAHAFIQGRAYVTPEDVKAVAMEVLRHRVILSYEAEAEEVTAETVVQKILDSVEVP; from the coding sequence ATGGATATTCAGGAACTTTCGGAAAAGGTGAAGCAGCAGAGTTCTTTTTGCATGAACTTGCTGCGTGAAGTTGAAGATACGGTGATTGGTCAGAAGGCAATGGTCGAAAGCATTCTGACGGGTATTTTGGCAGATGGCCACGTGCTTTTGGAAGGCCTTCCGGGCTTGGCCAAGACGACTGCGGTGAAGGCTTTTGCCGATGCTGTTTCGCTCGACTTCAAGCGCATCCAGTTTACTCCTGATTTGCTGCCGGCAGACTTGCTCGGTACGACGATTTATAACGCCCGCGAAGCAAAGTTCGAAACGCGCAAGGGGCCGCTCTTTACGAACCTTGTGCTTGCTGATGAAATTAACCGTGCTCCGTCAAAGGTGCAGAGCGCTTTGCTCGAAGCTATGCAGGAACGCCACATCACGATTGGCGATGAAACGTTCAAGCTGGACGAACCGTTCTTGGTGCTTGCCACGCAGAACCCGATTGAGCAGGAAGGTACGTATCCGCTGCCGGAAGCTCAGGTGGACCGTTTCCTGTTGAAGGTAAAGGTGAGCTACCCGAACAAGGCCGACGAAATGAAAATTCTCGATGCTGTCTCGGGTGCAGGACTCCGCCAGCCGAAGGCTGTTGCAACGAAGGAAGATATCTTGAAGGCTCGCGAGCTCGTGAAGCAGGTTTATGTGGACGAACGCGTGCGCGAATACATCGTGAACTTGGTCTTGGCAACGCGTGATCCGGGTAGCATCAAGCGTAGTGACTTGGTGGGCTTTGTGGAAGTGGGCGCTTCTCCGCGTGCTTCTATCGGTCTTGCCCAGGCTTCGAAGGCTCATGCGTTTATCCAGGGTCGCGCTTACGTGACGCCGGAAGATGTGAAGGCTGTCGCGATGGAAGTGCTCCGCCACCGCGTAATCCTGAGCTACGAAGCTGAAGCGGAAGAAGTCACTGCCGAAACCGTCGTGCAGAAGATTTTGGATTCTGTTGAGGTGCCGTAA
- a CDS encoding glycosyl hydrolase family 8 — translation MVCKKILLPVLVGSAFFFGACGDDAAPSAPNTTPSSAVIYPTLSSSSVYTPLPTSSTPAPTSSAPAPASSATPTPTPAGTYAPLATTANPAYAVNHYALWKSFHFTTEEQEMITYPTLATEFNVVFPAVYMPAGRVVWSSQTGYYKSYCSDNTTTVPNMKTRACTVSEGIGYGMLLAYFNGDDDTFLRLWNYSRAFREYSNRKLMPWITQSFHWTEVDNSSATDADEDIATALILMYFKSGNALYLQDAMSLINAIWDAEVNPTNLLIYSGDEDMWKGANPVYNLSYFSPVALRLFAIVDVAHNWTGVLNAMYAYMQQVQNAGTGVFPDWSDGAGNAIKPANGSANTTYWQFNKESVRIPWRIAWDYYWYQDTRALAVLSTLNSFISKKASGNPNDMALAVNYSWNLAVGADYTSNTVVPSQWYGAWCATGIAGNATWLSTCTTGLNAKVPSLTTQSYFSDILLTMYSALLNGLFVRPAGV, via the coding sequence ATGGTTTGCAAAAAAATCCTGTTGCCTGTTTTGGTGGGCTCAGCATTTTTCTTTGGCGCCTGCGGTGACGATGCCGCACCGAGCGCTCCGAATACGACCCCGAGCTCTGCGGTTATCTACCCGACGTTGAGCTCCTCTTCTGTTTATACTCCGCTCCCGACGAGCTCTACTCCGGCTCCGACTTCTTCTGCACCGGCTCCGGCAAGTTCTGCAACGCCGACTCCGACCCCGGCTGGAACTTATGCTCCGCTCGCCACGACTGCAAATCCTGCATATGCAGTGAACCATTATGCATTGTGGAAGAGCTTCCACTTCACGACCGAAGAACAGGAAATGATCACGTACCCGACCCTCGCAACGGAATTTAACGTTGTGTTCCCGGCCGTGTATATGCCGGCGGGCCGTGTCGTTTGGTCTAGCCAGACGGGTTATTACAAGAGCTACTGCTCTGATAACACCACTACGGTCCCGAACATGAAGACCCGTGCTTGCACGGTGTCGGAAGGTATCGGTTACGGTATGCTTTTGGCTTACTTCAATGGTGATGATGACACGTTCCTCCGCTTGTGGAATTACAGCAGAGCTTTTAGGGAATATTCCAACAGAAAGCTTATGCCGTGGATCACCCAGTCGTTCCACTGGACCGAAGTCGATAACTCCAGTGCTACAGACGCCGATGAAGATATCGCGACGGCTTTGATCCTTATGTATTTCAAGTCGGGTAACGCCTTGTACTTGCAAGACGCTATGAGCTTGATCAATGCCATTTGGGATGCCGAAGTGAACCCGACGAACTTGCTCATCTACTCTGGTGACGAAGATATGTGGAAGGGCGCAAATCCGGTTTACAACCTGAGCTACTTCTCTCCGGTGGCACTCCGTCTCTTTGCAATCGTGGACGTTGCTCATAACTGGACTGGCGTCTTGAATGCAATGTATGCTTACATGCAGCAGGTCCAGAACGCTGGTACGGGCGTGTTCCCGGACTGGAGCGATGGTGCTGGCAATGCAATCAAGCCTGCTAACGGTTCTGCAAATACGACCTACTGGCAGTTCAACAAGGAATCTGTGCGTATCCCGTGGCGTATCGCTTGGGACTACTACTGGTACCAGGATACACGCGCTCTCGCAGTACTTTCTACTTTGAACTCCTTCATTTCGAAGAAGGCTAGCGGCAACCCGAATGACATGGCCCTTGCCGTCAACTACTCCTGGAACTTGGCTGTCGGTGCCGACTACACGAGCAATACGGTTGTTCCGTCGCAGTGGTATGGCGCTTGGTGCGCTACGGGCATTGCTGGCAATGCAACATGGCTCTCTACCTGCACGACGGGCTTGAACGCAAAGGTGCCTTCGCTTACGACGCAGAGCTACTTCTCGGATATCTTGCTCACGATGTATTCCGCCTTGCTGAATGGCTTGTTCGTTCGCCCGGCTGGTGTATAA
- a CDS encoding multidrug efflux SMR transporter: MLNYVFLILAIFAEAAGTTFLKMSEQFTKLIPSIASLICYVASLYLLSLCLRTIPIGIAYATWSALGIALITISGIFFFKQMPDLGAIIGLVLIISGVAVLNLFSKMDIH, translated from the coding sequence ATGCTCAACTACGTATTCCTTATCCTCGCCATTTTTGCAGAAGCCGCCGGCACCACGTTCCTCAAGATGTCGGAACAATTCACCAAACTTATTCCTTCCATAGCCTCGCTTATCTGCTATGTCGCCTCGCTTTACCTGCTGAGTCTATGCCTGCGCACTATCCCCATCGGCATCGCGTACGCCACCTGGTCGGCACTGGGCATCGCCCTAATTACAATAAGCGGCATTTTCTTTTTCAAGCAGATGCCGGATTTGGGCGCCATTATCGGGCTCGTCCTGATTATTTCAGGCGTCGCCGTGTTGAATCTTTTCTCGAAAATGGACATCCACTAG
- a CDS encoding acyltransferase, whose protein sequence is MIIDKSKMQHRAVGLDLFRVVAAVMVLLFHCNIHHESNFGPLTGFVSMGAVFMTAFFMLSGYVLFLTYKDKSLVQAPALKNFYLKRIFGIFPLYLVVAVLYVVILGEKSVFQNLVLLPIEILGLQSVFSTLFPVSHNGGTWFISCLLFAYLAFPLMQEVVKQMTTRTKWMSLAICSAILFWSPLVVHTFKTDSIYSNPFFRGLEFFIGVLLCSLPIRDGIAKILATWKALLVEVLLLVAGVSIAVRLNIFVGNYMLYDWIVIPLFACMILTLASLKSPRLQNSKVLRYASAASYAFFLAQTFNTEIENWLFATCDIQNNVLQIAVSVALCAVMAIALYELVEKPCAKVLKKKL, encoded by the coding sequence GTGATTATCGACAAGTCCAAAATGCAACACCGTGCGGTGGGGCTGGACCTCTTTCGCGTTGTAGCTGCTGTGATGGTATTGCTGTTCCATTGCAATATCCATCACGAAAGCAATTTTGGACCGTTGACGGGATTTGTCTCGATGGGCGCCGTGTTCATGACGGCATTCTTTATGCTCTCGGGCTATGTGCTGTTCTTGACGTACAAGGATAAATCGCTTGTGCAGGCGCCTGCGCTCAAAAACTTTTATCTGAAACGCATTTTCGGGATATTTCCTTTGTACTTGGTTGTGGCGGTGTTGTACGTCGTGATCTTGGGAGAGAAATCGGTGTTCCAGAATCTAGTGCTGTTGCCGATTGAAATCTTGGGATTGCAAAGTGTGTTTTCGACGCTGTTCCCGGTGAGCCATAATGGCGGGACTTGGTTTATTTCTTGCCTGCTGTTTGCGTACTTGGCGTTCCCGCTGATGCAAGAAGTCGTAAAGCAGATGACGACTCGCACGAAGTGGATGTCGCTTGCAATATGCTCGGCGATTTTGTTCTGGTCGCCACTTGTTGTGCATACGTTCAAGACGGACTCGATTTATTCGAACCCGTTTTTCCGTGGGCTGGAATTTTTCATTGGCGTGCTTTTGTGCTCGTTGCCAATCCGCGATGGCATTGCGAAAATCCTTGCGACTTGGAAAGCTTTGCTTGTTGAAGTTTTGCTTTTGGTGGCGGGCGTTTCAATTGCCGTGCGATTGAATATTTTCGTGGGCAATTACATGCTTTACGACTGGATTGTGATTCCGCTGTTTGCTTGCATGATTTTGACGCTGGCAAGCCTCAAGTCGCCACGGCTGCAGAATTCGAAAGTGCTCCGCTACGCAAGTGCAGCGAGTTATGCGTTTTTCTTGGCGCAGACTTTTAATACCGAAATTGAAAATTGGTTGTTTGCTACTTGCGATATTCAAAACAACGTATTGCAAATTGCGGTGTCGGTTGCGCTATGCGCGGTTATGGCAATTGCGTTATATGAACTTGTAGAAAAGCCCTGTGCGAAGGTGCTGAAAAAGAAATTGTAA
- a CDS encoding TfoX/Sxy family protein encodes MPSSEKYRDHVLEQFNGKLLEGGFRVTTRKMMGEYILYADGKIFGGIYDDRLLVKPVAAAKAMLPNAKLQLPYDGAKPMLRVTAEQIADNGLLVRLLDAMLPELPAVKKKK; translated from the coding sequence ATGCCGAGTTCAGAGAAGTATCGTGACCACGTTTTGGAGCAGTTCAATGGGAAGCTGCTTGAAGGAGGTTTCCGCGTGACCACCCGCAAGATGATGGGCGAGTATATCCTTTACGCCGACGGAAAAATCTTCGGCGGAATTTACGATGACCGCTTGTTGGTGAAGCCTGTGGCCGCCGCAAAAGCGATGCTCCCAAATGCAAAATTGCAGTTGCCCTACGATGGTGCAAAGCCGATGCTTCGTGTCACCGCAGAGCAAATTGCAGACAACGGCTTGCTTGTGCGCTTGCTCGACGCCATGCTCCCGGAATTGCCCGCTGTGAAAAAGAAAAAGTAA
- a CDS encoding sodium/solute symporter (Members of the Solute:Sodium Symporter (SSS), TC 2.A.21 as described in tcdb.org, catalyze solute:Na+ symport. Known solutes for members of the family include sugars, amino acids, nucleosides, inositols, vitamins, urea or anions, depending on the system.) has product MEKQSIWGALANNGFTCWDYGVFALYIIILVIMGILLSRGKKETSKDYFLAGGSLTWWAVGASLIAANISAEHFIGMSGTAYKSGIAMAAYELMAAVTLVVLAKFILPLMIQDKVFTIPQFLRNRYNKGTGLAFSIFWLFLYIFIQMTSVSWLGALATKQILGLPSLEGSILGMSVDYTLLGIIFFLFLIAAIYSIYRGLTSVAWTDVIQVVFLIGGGLITTFAVLSIIAETIPGVDGALSALGHIKDYLAQDVADRHFNLVVSRNPEAFPSILNDPYFDIPGIVVIVGGLWLTNLGYWGFNQFIIQKGLAAKSISEAKKGLVFAAFLKILIPFIVCIPGVCAYYVMNAPECEALRATLVGSITRSDDAYPFLIRNFTPIIIKGLSFAALSAAVISSLASMINSTSTIFTMDIYRQYINKNASEKKLVHVGRLTAVCAMIAALVAVYPIVGSADQAFLVIQEYCGFVYPGIVVIFSLGLLWKRASGRAAVVTAIATFVLSTIFKFTLPEVPFLLRMGYVFMCLAVLFISISLTDKNTRAAAPQTESQIRAQMKWSKILLAASLTCYITGCASMFSEYCRNYGFEAIFFFATMLLVSSIYLRSNAKDKVEDIKSMGIDLAAFRTDKYFNYGALCIMVIITILYACFW; this is encoded by the coding sequence ATGGAAAAACAAAGCATCTGGGGAGCACTCGCCAACAACGGTTTTACATGCTGGGATTATGGAGTTTTCGCACTCTATATCATCATCCTTGTTATCATGGGCATTTTACTTTCGCGCGGTAAAAAGGAGACTTCCAAAGACTACTTCTTGGCGGGCGGATCGCTTACCTGGTGGGCCGTAGGCGCATCTCTCATTGCAGCAAACATCTCTGCCGAGCATTTTATCGGCATGTCAGGTACTGCATACAAGTCTGGAATCGCAATGGCCGCTTACGAGTTGATGGCAGCCGTAACACTGGTGGTATTGGCCAAGTTCATTTTGCCACTCATGATCCAAGACAAAGTTTTTACCATTCCGCAATTCTTGAGAAACCGCTACAACAAGGGCACTGGCCTCGCTTTCTCTATTTTCTGGCTGTTTCTCTACATATTTATCCAGATGACCTCCGTTTCGTGGCTTGGCGCATTGGCGACCAAGCAAATATTAGGGCTTCCCTCCCTCGAAGGTTCTATCCTCGGAATGAGCGTAGACTACACACTACTTGGAATCATATTTTTCTTGTTTTTGATTGCGGCCATCTACTCTATTTATAGAGGCCTCACATCTGTAGCATGGACTGATGTCATACAAGTTGTTTTCCTCATTGGCGGAGGTCTTATTACCACCTTCGCGGTGCTTTCGATTATCGCCGAAACCATTCCGGGTGTTGACGGAGCACTTTCTGCGCTTGGGCATATCAAGGATTACCTTGCCCAAGACGTCGCAGACAGGCACTTTAACCTTGTCGTATCGCGCAATCCCGAAGCCTTCCCTTCTATTTTAAACGACCCCTATTTCGACATTCCGGGCATTGTCGTGATTGTAGGGGGACTCTGGCTCACAAACCTTGGTTACTGGGGTTTCAACCAGTTCATTATCCAAAAGGGACTTGCCGCCAAATCCATTTCCGAAGCCAAGAAAGGCCTGGTTTTTGCGGCGTTTCTGAAAATTCTTATCCCGTTCATCGTATGTATCCCAGGCGTTTGCGCCTATTACGTCATGAACGCTCCCGAATGCGAAGCTCTCCGTGCAACTCTCGTAGGATCCATTACGCGTTCCGATGACGCATATCCGTTCCTGATTCGAAACTTCACTCCCATCATCATTAAGGGACTTTCTTTCGCTGCACTTTCTGCGGCCGTCATTTCCTCGCTTGCCTCCATGATAAACTCGACATCCACCATCTTTACAATGGACATTTACAGGCAATACATCAACAAGAACGCAAGCGAAAAAAAACTTGTTCACGTTGGCCGTCTAACAGCAGTTTGCGCAATGATTGCAGCCTTGGTAGCGGTGTACCCGATTGTAGGTAGCGCCGACCAGGCATTTTTAGTGATACAAGAATACTGTGGATTTGTTTACCCTGGAATCGTAGTCATTTTCAGCCTGGGACTTTTGTGGAAACGCGCTTCGGGGCGTGCCGCTGTGGTGACGGCTATCGCCACGTTCGTGTTGTCGACTATATTCAAGTTCACCTTGCCCGAGGTGCCATTCCTGTTACGTATGGGTTACGTATTTATGTGCTTAGCGGTTCTGTTCATCAGCATTTCGCTCACCGACAAAAACACCCGAGCAGCCGCTCCTCAGACAGAATCTCAAATAAGGGCACAAATGAAATGGAGCAAAATTCTCCTTGCAGCATCTTTGACCTGCTACATAACAGGCTGCGCATCCATGTTCTCTGAATACTGCCGCAATTATGGATTCGAGGCGATATTCTTCTTTGCAACCATGCTTCTCGTATCTTCGATTTACCTGAGATCAAACGCAAAAGACAAAGTCGAGGACATCAAATCTATGGGCATCGATCTAGCTGCGTTCCGTACAGACAAGTACTTCAATTACGGAGCATTGTGTATTATGGTAATCATTACCATTTTATACGCCTGTTTTTGGTAA
- a CDS encoding histidine phosphatase family protein, producing the protein MKSKLLLTTSIFTLSMLYGCLDEVSEASAPDLSELACKTEPLDDDSGLKVICGGDSVGVVLNGKDGKDGADGKDGEDGKEGKSGADGKDGSSCYVTENAEINGYDVFCGDEKIGSIVNGKDGADGKNGENGANGKDGDKGDDGKDGKDGKDGTSCKVEVNKEIDGYDVICGDKKVGQLLNGKDGENGKDGKDGNDGSSCSVEVNDDIDGYDVICGNKKVGEIHNGKNGQDGKNGIDGKDGTSCSVVKNEKINGYEVYCGTEFLGFLTNGKDGQDGKNGTDGKDGNDGTSCRVEVNKEINGYDVVCAGKKVGELYNGKDGADGKNGTNGKDGTSCSVVENKDINGFDVICGDKKVGELLNGKDGADGKNGTDGKDGTSCSVEENKEIDGYDVICGDKKVGQLLNGKDGENGKDGKNGTDGKDGTSCSVVKNEKVNGYEVYCGTEFLGFLTNGKDGADGKNGTNGKDGTSCSVVENKDINGFDVICGDKKVGELRNGKDGQDGKNGTDGKDGTSCRVEVNKEINGYDVICGDKKVGQLLNGKDGENGKDGKDGNDGSSCTVEVNDDINGFDVVCAGKKVGELRNGKDGQDGKNGTDGKDGTSCSVVKNEKVNGYEVYCGTEFLGFLTNGKDGADGKNGIDGKDGTSCTVEENKEIDGYDVICGDKKVGELRNGKDAVLPSSSSIASSSSAAPSSSSKVSSSSVTPSSSSVASSSSVTPSSSSVVSSSSETPSSSSVEQLSEKCKTLRATTDVFNSLYDVLGCTRSDEKVAIILRHAQRDINKYGDDDGLIDVGRAQAKQVGEKLKKLNLDDFYYMYTNVKRTAETAQIIAVNKGENVSSNINDWHKHSIENLTEINQNLKESWYVKPNQSANNCKGNASWGWSSYSKIAYQEYDNDNNRQNCENAFYPIDTRIEAFIENYFTYEQMHKYTLAISHDQYLVPFVVTISNKQIHDDVKNSKYDLRFHKHDRDINWNPDFNYWINYLTGVVLIVDSENNVIKLPVKALDDGFLREYKNP; encoded by the coding sequence ATGAAATCCAAATTACTCTTAACAACATCTATCTTCACACTTTCCATGCTTTACGGCTGCCTCGACGAGGTGAGTGAAGCAAGCGCCCCGGACTTGTCCGAACTCGCCTGCAAAACAGAACCGCTAGACGACGATAGTGGTCTCAAGGTTATCTGCGGCGGGGATTCCGTAGGTGTCGTTTTAAACGGCAAAGACGGAAAAGATGGAGCCGATGGTAAAGATGGCGAAGATGGCAAGGAAGGCAAATCTGGAGCCGACGGCAAAGACGGATCATCCTGCTACGTCACCGAAAACGCAGAAATCAACGGCTACGACGTGTTCTGCGGCGATGAAAAAATCGGTTCTATCGTAAATGGCAAGGATGGTGCCGACGGTAAAAATGGTGAAAACGGCGCCAACGGTAAGGATGGCGACAAGGGTGACGATGGCAAGGACGGTAAAGACGGAAAAGATGGAACTTCTTGCAAAGTCGAAGTGAACAAGGAAATCGATGGTTACGACGTTATATGCGGCGACAAGAAAGTTGGTCAGCTCCTTAATGGAAAGGATGGCGAAAACGGCAAGGATGGTAAAGATGGCAACGACGGTTCCTCTTGCTCGGTCGAAGTAAACGATGATATCGATGGTTACGACGTCATCTGCGGTAACAAGAAAGTCGGAGAAATTCACAACGGTAAAAACGGCCAGGATGGAAAGAACGGCATTGACGGTAAAGACGGAACGTCCTGCTCTGTCGTAAAGAACGAAAAAATCAATGGATACGAAGTCTACTGCGGTACCGAATTCCTCGGATTCCTCACTAACGGCAAGGACGGCCAAGACGGAAAGAATGGTACCGATGGTAAGGACGGCAACGATGGCACTTCTTGCCGTGTCGAAGTGAACAAGGAAATCAACGGTTACGACGTCGTTTGCGCAGGCAAGAAGGTCGGTGAACTCTATAACGGAAAGGATGGCGCTGATGGCAAGAACGGTACCAACGGTAAGGACGGAACTTCCTGCAGCGTTGTAGAAAATAAGGATATTAACGGTTTCGACGTCATCTGTGGCGACAAGAAGGTCGGCGAGCTCCTCAACGGAAAGGATGGCGCTGACGGAAAGAACGGTACTGATGGTAAAGACGGAACTTCTTGCAGCGTTGAAGAGAACAAGGAAATCGATGGTTACGACGTTATATGCGGCGACAAGAAAGTGGGTCAGCTCCTTAATGGAAAGGATGGCGAAAACGGCAAGGACGGAAAGAATGGCACCGATGGTAAAGATGGAACGTCCTGCTCTGTCGTAAAGAACGAAAAGGTCAATGGATACGAAGTCTACTGCGGTACCGAATTCCTCGGATTCCTCACTAACGGAAAGGATGGCGCTGATGGCAAGAACGGTACCAACGGTAAGGACGGAACTTCCTGCAGCGTTGTAGAAAATAAGGATATTAACGGTTTCGACGTTATCTGTGGCGACAAGAAGGTCGGTGAACTTCGCAACGGTAAGGACGGCCAAGATGGTAAGAATGGTACTGATGGTAAAGACGGAACTTCTTGCCGTGTCGAAGTGAACAAGGAAATCAATGGTTACGATGTTATCTGCGGCGACAAGAAAGTTGGTCAGCTCCTTAATGGAAAGGATGGCGAAAACGGCAAGGATGGTAAAGATGGCAACGACGGTTCTTCCTGCACGGTCGAAGTAAACGATGACATCAATGGTTTCGACGTCGTTTGCGCAGGCAAGAAGGTCGGTGAGCTCCGCAACGGTAAGGACGGCCAAGACGGAAAGAACGGCACTGATGGTAAGGATGGAACGTCCTGCTCTGTCGTAAAGAACGAAAAAGTCAATGGATACGAAGTCTACTGCGGTACCGAATTCCTCGGATTCCTCACTAACGGCAAGGATGGCGCGGATGGCAAGAACGGTATCGACGGTAAGGACGGAACTTCTTGCACTGTTGAAGAGAACAAGGAAATCGACGGATACGATGTCATCTGCGGTGACAAGAAGGTCGGTGAACTCCGCAACGGTAAGGACGCAGTCCTTCCTTCCTCCAGCAGCATCGCTTCTTCAAGCAGTGCAGCACCTTCTAGCAGCAGCAAGGTTTCCTCTAGCAGTGTCACACCGTCTAGCAGCAGCGTAGCATCCTCTAGTAGCGTAACGCCCTCCAGTAGCAGCGTCGTTTCCTCTAGCAGCGAAACCCCGTCTAGCTCCAGCGTTGAACAGCTCAGCGAAAAGTGCAAAACGCTCCGTGCCACAACAGACGTATTCAATTCCCTCTACGACGTTCTCGGCTGCACCCGCTCTGACGAAAAAGTCGCCATCATCTTGCGCCACGCCCAACGCGACATCAACAAATACGGCGACGACGACGGCCTCATTGACGTCGGTAGAGCACAGGCAAAGCAAGTCGGCGAAAAACTCAAAAAGCTCAACCTCGACGACTTCTATTACATGTACACCAACGTCAAGCGCACCGCAGAAACCGCACAAATCATCGCCGTGAACAAAGGCGAAAACGTTTCGTCAAACATCAACGACTGGCACAAGCATAGCATCGAAAACCTTACTGAAATCAACCAGAACCTGAAGGAATCCTGGTATGTCAAACCCAATCAAAGTGCAAACAACTGCAAGGGTAACGCCAGCTGGGGCTGGAGTTCTTATTCCAAAATTGCCTACCAGGAATACGACAACGATAACAACCGTCAAAACTGCGAAAACGCATTCTACCCCATCGACACAAGAATCGAAGCATTCATCGAAAACTACTTCACATACGAACAAATGCACAAGTACACCTTGGCCATTTCGCATGACCAGTACCTTGTGCCGTTTGTCGTTACAATCAGCAACAAACAAATCCACGACGACGTTAAAAATTCCAAATACGATCTCCGCTTCCACAAGCATGATCGCGACATCAATTGGAATCCGGATTTTAACTATTGGATTAACTACCTCACCGGTGTAGTCCTCATCGTTGATTCCGAAAACAACGTTATAAAGCTCCCCGTCAAAGCACTAGACGACGGATTCCTGCGTGAATACAAAAATCCATAA